AAACTGTTGAAATTTCAAGTACATATTTTCTTGGTTTTATATTCTTTTAAGTTGTTTGGATTTCAAAAACTATTGTATATGGATTCTAGTAGCAGAGGTGAGTACCTTAAAAATGTAGTAAACATTTGTAATATACgagtatttatatattttattctaATGGTTATGTTTGGGGTTTAAACAGTGATGTTAGTTTgttggtgaaaatttcaacacTTTCCATTTTATTTGGAGTAGAAGTAAGAAGGGTTTTTAACAAGTGTTATTAATGATTTTCACTGTTTATTGTTAGTGTGAGTATCTAGTTTTACGGCGTGCAAAATTTGCCCGCagattcctgcaaaattttaaattattaaatgttgttactgttgtagccacatttataTGTGGAGTTGGCTATCCTAGTCATATGGATATatacctaagccaataatcggcctgttgtgcactctaaaaacaataaagtaacatctaaaaagaaatttttaagttaggaattccgtgctacttaaaaaatccttaattgttttcaataccactcccctaagtttgttcatgtctggaattgtgtctccacctaagtgccggtatctgttagacgcgtaagccgggcaatgtcaaaggaaatgctccaacttctcatcatcttccacgcatgccctacacatgttattacttgccgcaccgattttacataagtgagtccgtagtcctatgtgccccgttatgataccaatagctatacggacctccttcttacttcctttcagtaatagtcttgtcttctcatgatctggatccccccataggattttcgccgtcctctcgaccgtttcgctgttccacaatgttgcatgcacatttatCGCCCACTCCTTTGACTCGGACTGCATCTACCCGAaagagttaaccaagtttattgacggcagtcctctggccttcaccgcccgGCACCAAATCGATGgggattttaccatcctcagagaaggcgttaatctccttcttacactgcaagagtgTTTGTGaaattaccgtcctggttgttgttgttgttgtagcagtgtgttatacactgaggcggcagcccttgccgatgaagaactccatcgggtcaatccggtacgtacaaccggctgccatgggattggtcctggttgttattgcccttatggcaattttactgtcgataagttcacactcgacgtccttgcgttagcactacaccacttcacgcattccgtgatagcccggatctccgcctacaggaccgtattatggtcaggcagtctaaaagagatctcagtccctgggttcttaatgtagacccctaggcccactctgtcctctagctttgatccgtgtaacatgatcttcccgatggcaatactggggttccctcaatccaagactagGCCGAGagggcagcagtgcctcgcactcgacttcaatgttcatctcaggtatacgatcggaaacctcttcgcttccttccaggtttcctataacGATGCCATAACTTATGCATACTTAAAACTCTTATTCCACCCATCCCAAACCAAACCCCCGGctaaacaattaaataaaacaaatgtaaatttttagaaatgtaACTTATACGTAATTTATAATTTGTTCCGAAAATCAATACATCTAGAGACAACTACAAAACTATAAAACATAAATACgggttttttggttttttatgctacaataatactttttattttcaaaagtttCCATTATTTCCATTTTAAGTGATACGTTAATTTTCTCAGATTTATTTTCGTATCAAATACAAAATCCCACAATGGATTAGAAACACCATAGCCCGCATCCTGATGGGCAAAATGATGTTGATAATGGTAGCGTTTTAGAAAATAGAAATGCTTAAAACTAGGATTACCATAATGTAGGTAATAGTGAATTAGATCATAACACAGATAGCCTAACAATGCTCCAGCTGTGAGAACTCTTGGTTTTGGTACAAACAGCGATAGTGGAGTATACAGTGAGAGACATATTATGACAGCCGGCAAAGGTGGAAAAACCAAACGCATAGGATCAAAAGGTACTTTGTGGTGTAGTCCATGTATTAGAAAATGTACGGTACATAACCATGGTGGTGTGGTTTCATTGAGTTGCATATGAAATACATGGCGATGTAAAACATATTCCAACAGTGTCCACATAACTATGCCCGCTACGAAGTAGAGTGCCAGCATAGAAGTCTGCAAAGAGAAAAACATACAAATTTGTAATAAGGACACAAGTTATGTAGCTATATGAGAAAAAATTACCATTACTGTATCACGGGCAACCGCTGGCTCTCGAAATTCTGTATAAATTATTGAAGTTATAACAGGAATCCAAAAAGCTGGCACTAACCACCATGGTGTTTTTGTACACATCTCCAAATATGAGGGACCAAATAGTCGCAACGGTCTATCGACTGGTTTGTGTACCCATTCATTGTAATGTGGTGCGATTTTAGGAATCTGTGGCAACATAGCTTTGGACCAGTCCACCAAAtactgaaaataaataaaacaaacaaaataattataatGCGTATATATCGTATGATATGAATAGATATTCAATTTATAATTGAAAAAGATGTCTATGtagagtaaacaagtaaaagcgtactaagtttggccgggtcgagTCTTATGAACCATCCACTAtgcatcacatttgtcaagttctttgcccgatatctctttataggcaaacaaaggttatatcaggttatgaactgattcggGCCATGCTTGGCTTggattttggagaccatagttgacgccattgtgcaaaatttcaaccaaatcctataagaattgcgccctataggggctcaagaaggaaaatttgaagatcagtctatatgggagctatatcaggttatagacagattcggaccatacttagcgcgaatgttgaaggtcctaggaaaagtcattgtgcaactCGGTTAGGAATTGCACCCTAAAGGGACTCAAggataaaatcgggagatgagtttatatgggagctatatcaagttatagaccgacccAGATCATATTTAGCGCGAATGTTAAAGGTCCtaggaaaagtcattgtgcaaaattagaGCCAAATCTGTTAAGGATTGCACtctgtaggggttcaagaagtaaaattgggagatcagtttatatgggagctatatctagttttgGAACAATTCCGTTCATACTAagcacatctgttgaatgtcatagaaaacgtcatagtacaaaatgtcagccaaatcggataagaaatgcgctctttggaagctcaagaagtataatcgggagatcggtttatatgcgagctata
The genomic region above belongs to Stomoxys calcitrans chromosome 5, idStoCalc2.1, whole genome shotgun sequence and contains:
- the LOC106088196 gene encoding uncharacterized protein LOC106088196, producing the protein MPPNSESNGIETQPTSSANPSDATAATNNQFIVKYRKNYYDITKFLRKHPGGVNTLKGLQNSDMTARFMRAPPHSDAAMYLMKEYQIKDLPKKSTRNGHHHHHTNGIKETMEIVEEESDDKSNNNALDDSMEYLVDWSKAMLPQIPKIAPHYNEWVHKPVDRPLRLFGPSYLEMCTKTPWWLVPAFWIPVITSIIYTEFREPAVARDTVMTSMLALYFVAGIVMWTLLEYVLHRHVFHMQLNETTPPWLCTVHFLIHGLHHKVPFDPMRLVFPPLPAVIICLSLYTPLSLFVPKPRVLTAGALLGYLCYDLIHYYLHYGNPSFKHFYFLKRYHYQHHFAHQDAGYGVSNPLWDFVFDTKINLRKLTYHLKWK